The Manihot esculenta cultivar AM560-2 chromosome 11, M.esculenta_v8, whole genome shotgun sequence genome includes a region encoding these proteins:
- the LOC110626469 gene encoding uncharacterized protein LOC110626469 isoform X1, translated as MANGTEAKDMLVAKVRPGLKREFEFAFRAHSEISGSLGRTRARRAEAGGSPVNGTVERSNNKKRLNANGSKEAKKVEMARDLGEKVVDGGDAAEAMREEEAKSDVVELGSGDEEAKVGLIESVPLTMNVDVELVQEKDNGASSMCAEETQRSNEPEMMVLNEDLQDDYYRNHEYQEKSSGSLLNSMNNEGVEKKNDLDEVMVDGGSKEGDRSDQYEEGTSGSAPVLMDENVKNELGKETMNAISESNNDAEVKETMNAISESNNDAEVRGDMNNVSEEGTSRSSIVSTNGEAGVDDSSPVLVNDSNSKLEAKPFRRFTRSLLKPKTETGKESNSKDGAGGNDAKAMANADDTGSSSAANSYSLVKMWRDDASKKFPSKLKDLLDSGILEGLKVKYMRGSKARAPGETGLRGVIRGSGILCFCGACGGNEVVTPGLFELHAGSANKRPPEYIYLENGNTLRDVMNACKDASLETLDEALRLSIGCSSLQKSAFCVNCRGSFAEADAGKSMVVCSQCIRLKDSQAILSVTIDPDKGMPKPPSVPKSADSVSKSSTSRSKSQGRLTTKDLRMHKLVFEEDVLPDGTEVAYYSRGQKLLVGYKKGFCIFCSCCNSEVSPSQFEAHAGWASRRKPYLHIYTSNGVSLHELAISLSKIRKFPTHENDDLCQICRDGGNLLCCDICPRAYHRECLSIREIPDGKWYCKFCLNNFQKEKFVERNANAIAAGRVAGVDPIEQITKRCIRIVKTLESEFGGCVLCRAHDFDKSFGPRTVLLCDQCEREFHVGCLKDHNMEDLKELPKGNWFCCTDCNRIHSALEKLVARGEERLPDSCLNVIKKKSEENILENGNSIDVRWRLLNGKIDPFGDTEALLSEALAIFHEQFDPILVSGTSAKADCDLIPSMVFGNSVKGQELGGMYCAVLLVNQVVVSSAIIRFFGQELAELPLVATSSKVQGQGYFQALFTCLEKLLGFLNVKNLVLPAAEEAESIWTNKFGFSKLTPEEFLKFRKNYQMMVFQGTSMLQKLVPKCRIVGRPEGG; from the exons ATGGCAAACGGAACGGAGGCTAAGGATATGCTGGTGGCGAAGGTCCGACCAGGTTTAAAACGCGAGTTCGAGTTTGCGTTCAGGGCTCACTCAGAGATTTCTGGGTCTTTGGGTCGGACCCGGGCTAGGCGGGCTGAGGCCGGAGGCTCCCCAGTGAATGGAACTGTAGAGAGatctaataataaaaagagaTTGAATGCCAATGGCTCAAAGGAGGCCAAGAAAGTTGAAATGGCCAGGGATTTGGGGGAGAAAGTGGTGGATGGTGGAGATGCAGCGGAGGCTATGAGGGAAGAAGAGGCGAAAAGTGATGTGGTAGAATTGGGGAGTGGAGATGAAGAGGCAAAGGTTGGCTTGATTGAATCAGTTCCTCTTACAATGAATGTAGATGTAGAACTAGTGCAAGAGAAAGATAATGGAGCCTCTTCAATGTGTGCAGAGGAGACACAGAGGAGTAATGAACCTGAAATGATGGTGTTGAATGAGGATTTGCAGGACGATTACTATAGGAACCATGAATATCAGGAAAAGTCTAGTGGTTCGCTGCTAAATTCCATGAATAACGAGGGTGTAGAGAAAAAGAATGATTTAGATGAGGTTATGGTGGATGGAGGATCCAAAGAAGGTGATAGGAGTGATCAATATGAGGAAGGAACTAGTGGGTCAGCGCCAGTTTTAATGGACGAGAATGTAAAGAACGAATTGGGAAAGGAGACAATGAATGCAATTTCAGAAAGTAACAATGATGCTGAAGTAAAGGAGACAATGAATGCAATTTCAGAAAGTAACAATGATGCTGAAGTGAGGGGTGATATGAACAATGTATCTGAAGAGGGGACTAGCAGGTCGTCCATAGTTTCTACTAATGGGGAAGCAGGTGTTGATGATTCATCGCCAGTTTTGGTTAATGATAGTAATAGTAAGCTGGAGGCGAAGCCTTTTAGGAGGTTTACCAGGTCTTTGCTGAAGCCAAAGACAGAGACAGGGAAAGAATCCAATTCTAAAGATGGTGCTGGAGGGAATGACGCCAAAGCAATGGCAAATGCTGATGATACTGGTAGTTCCTCGGCTGCTAATTCATATTCACTGGTGAAGATGTGGAGAGATGATGCATCAAAGAAGTTCCCATCAAAGTTGAAGGATCTTCTTGATTCGGGTATATTAGAGGGATTAAAGGTGAAGTATATGAGGGGATCTAAG GCCAGAGCACCTGGAGAGACAGGGTTGCGTGGAGTTATCAGGGGATCTGGGATTCTGTGTTTTTGTGGTGCTTGTGGAGGAAATGAA GTGGTTACGCCTGGTTTATTTGAGTTGCATGCTGGCAGTGCAAATAAACGTCCACCAGAGTATATTTACTTGGAGAATGGGAATACACTTCGTGATGTGATGAATGCTTGCAAGGACGCATCATTGGAGACTCTGGATGAAGCCCTTCGGCTTTCCATCGGTTGTTCATCTTTGCAGAAATCAGCTTTCTGTGTTAACTGCAGAG GGTCATTTGCTGAGGCTGATGCTGGAAAATCAATGGTAGTATGTAGTCAATGCATCCGATTGAAAGATTCTCAAGCCATCTTATCAGTGACAATAGATCCAGACAAAGG AATGCCAAAACCACCTTCTGTTCCTAAGTCCGCTGACAGTGTGTCAAAGTCTAGCACATCAAGAAGCAAGAGTCAGGGGAGACTTACAACAAA GGATTTGCGGATGCATAAGTTGGTTTTTGAAGAAGATGTCTTGCCGGATGGAACTGAAGTTGCTTATTATTCTCGAGGACAG AAATTGCTGGTTGGATACAAGAAGGGGTTTTGTATATTTTGTTCTTGCTGCAATTCTGAg GTCAGTCCCTCCCAATTTGAAGCCCATGCTGGTTGGGCATCACGTCGAAAACC TTACCTGCACATTTACACATCTAATGGGGTATCTCTTCATGAATTGGCAATATCACTATCCAAAATTCGGAAATTTCCCACACATGAAAATGATGACCTGTGCCAAATTTGTCGAGATGGTGGGAATCTTTTGTGTTGTGATATATGTCCAAGGGCCTATCATAGAG AATGTCTTTCTATACGGGAAATTCCAGATGGTAAATGGTATTGCAAATTTTGCTTGAATAACTTCCAGAAAGAAAAGTTTGTGGAGCGTAATGCCAATGCAATAGCTGCAGGAAGAGTTGCAGGAGTTGATCCAATAGAACAGATAACAAAGCGATGCATTCGTATTGTGAAGACACTTGAATCTGAATTTGGTGGATGTGTTTTATGCAG GGCCCATGATTTTGATAAGTCATTTGGTCCTCGTACTGTTCTACTTTGTGATCAG TGTGAGAGGGAGTTCCATGTCGGTTGTTTAAAGGACCACAACATGGAGGATCTAAAG GAGTTGCCTAAAGGGAATTGGTTCTGTTGCACAGACTGCAACAGGATTCATTCAGCTTTGGAGAAATTGGTTGCTCGTGGAGAAGAGAGGCTTCCAGATTCTTGTTTAAATGTCATAAAAAAGAAGTCTGAGGAAAACATTTTAGAGAATGGCAACAGCATTGATGTGAGATGGAGGCTACTTAATGGGAAAATAGATCCTTTTGGTGACACTGAAGCATTACTATCTGAAGCCCTTGCTATTTTCCAT GAGCAATTTGATCCTATTCTTGTGTCCGGAACTTCTGCCAAAGCTGATTGTGACCTCATCCCATCAATGGTTTTTGG AAATAGCGTCAAAGGACAGGAACTGGGTGGCATGTACTGTGCAGTATTGCTTGTCAA CCAAGTAGTTGTGTCATCAGCAATCATTAGGTTTTTTGGCCAGGAATTGGCAGAACTTCCTCTAGTTGCAACTAGTAGCAAAGTCCAAGGACAG GGTTATTTTCAAGCCTTATTTACTTGTTTAGAGAAACTACTTGGGTTTCTCAATGTAAAGAACCTTGTACTTCCTGCAGCCGAGGAAGCTGAATCTATTTGGACAAACAAATTTGGTTTCAGCAAGTTAACCCCAGAAGAG TTTCTGAAATTTAGGAAGAATTATCAAATGATGGTGTTTCAAGGGACATCAATGCTGCAGAAGCTCGTCCCCAAGTGCCGGATTGTCGGTCGACCGGAAGGTGGCTGA